DNA sequence from the Alosa alosa isolate M-15738 ecotype Scorff River chromosome 2, AALO_Geno_1.1, whole genome shotgun sequence genome:
GAGAACTCTGTGTTTCTTGGTGTTGCTATTCGACATGAGAATAACTGCACTTCTGTACTTGCAGTTGAGCTCTCTAAGGTATGGGCTGAGAAACCAAGTTTTGTGAACAGTGGAAATCGCgatgtctttctccctcctgaACTTGCTGGTATCATAGATGAACCACAGACACAATCAAAAAATCAGAGGTAACTACATATTTATCAACAAATACCGATATATGGCTTTAAACAACCCAGTAcatgttttatgtgttttaaaGTATTGCTCATATGAAATGATTTCACACTCACAGATTGTACCTGAATCTCATTTTTGAACACAAATATCATAATATAAATGCATGTATTGTGTATTGTCAAAACTGTACAATAAATATTTAGGGCTATCATTATTATGTCACTCTGGATTAACCATTAAAATATCTTtactaatatataatatattccTTCTCATTTTAAGTTTGTaatgcatttgttttaattttccATTGGGTGGCAAATAGGTAAAATATGAAACACTAAATTATCATTACCCTCCCTGACTGGGTTGTTCTACATTCTACTCCTTTGGAAAAGTTTGGAATGTCTCTGAATTTGATTAAGGAAAGTGTTGTACCAACCCATTTCCTCTGTCAACAAAAAAGCACTACATCCGTCCATTACCTCAATTAGCAAAGCACCAGAATTATATAAGGAAGTAGCAAGCCTAAGGCTCTATGTTTAACATATGTGAAATATTCCTCTGGCAGTCAGCTACATTATGTCTGTTGAGATCATTTAAAACATGATTTATGTTTACAGAGTTTACCAGTTAGACCATCTTCATTTCCCGTTTTCATATTAAGAAATGGGCATTGAGTGTTTGCTGTGTAAAGAAGGGGTCAGCAGACTTGCGCGGTGGACTGAGGGGAAACCCTTTCCCGTGAGAGCAGGATCAGTGGCTGGCCGCTGGCAGACAGGCAGAGGAGACTCAGGCCCCATGTGTTCCTCTAATCTGCTGGGGTCAACTCTCACATGCTCTTGTTTTCCTCTTTCACAGCAAAAGCAATTAAGCTTCACATCAAACACAAATCaacagcgtttttttttttaacatgagGCTGTAATTTTTAGTGAATGTATACTTTCTCAATCAGTTAACAAATGGCATTAGTTTTGTAAGCCAGACTTAAAATGTGCACTGTTGCAGTTTCAGGATTTgataaaacataaacatgcaGTACATTTTTTGTGCCTGTACCATATACCATGGTTTGTTTCAGTAGGGAATATGCCTGCTCATCAGAAAGTCAGTCAGGCGTGTCGAAACCAGCTGTTCAGCCCCAAGTCAAGGTATGAAGCAATGCCTTTTGAAAAGCCAAGTAtttattttgtgaaaagaaaacCATTAAATCCTAGCTATCTTTTAATAGCCACTTCAGTATCACACAAAATATTACAGGCTCTTAATACTCCTGTCTTCTGCTTGTGGTTGGTTTGTTTGCAGCTAAGGCTAAATCCATTCAACAATAGGCCCACTTCCCTGGCTTCGCCTGGTGGGGAAAGCCAACAGGTGTCCAATGGCACAACGCAAACAGTTAAGACACCTGCACGGGGTAAGACATCCACAGCGGAACACTTAAAATGTTGCCCAAATACAGAATCACATACACTACCggccaaaagtttggggtcacttagacatttccattccactccattatagacagaacaccagctgagatcagttgcattgttttaaaataatatcagattagtaaacagaatgtgcctttggaacattggatgaatgggttgctgataatgggcaatgtagatattgcattaaagatttaaaaaatgtcttcagtcgagaacccttttgcaattatgtaagcacatagtgtagtctgaaaactgctgtcctgattaaaaaaacaatgcaactgatctcagctggtattctgtctataatggagtggaatggaaatttcaaagtgaccccaaacttttgattgaccggtagtgtacagtgcactttttttgtaaaatctgtcaaaaaaatCAAATGGTTAAGGTAAATTATTCTGTTTCCTCTTTGACACTGGTAAAGGATTTCATGCAAGCTAATATATAGTCTATACATATTGCTGGTATCATGTTCTAAACCGTTTCTTGTTTTTCTACTGGAGTGTGGGAACTTGAAACAAAGTATTTTCCTTGCATACATAAGTAAGTCCAAACTGATCCCATTTAAAGACCTGTGCCAGCATGCCACTGGATCTGGTATTGGAGTCTGTAAtatctgtgtttgcatgctGCTGAATCTTTGCCTTATGTGCTCTGCATGCAGCTCAGCCTAACTGAAATTCTCACTTTCCTGCTCTGACTCCTGGTAATAATGTTGGAGAGGTAAAATGTGATAATGCATCCACATTCAAAAGGTTGTAAGCGTGTAAAATGTTTTATACAACAATGTTGGACTAAGCATCCAAGTATAGAATTTCATGGTGGCAAAGTCCTCACAGTTTTTAAGAACAAGAGTTTGCTTATAAGGATACTCAGGTAAACAATAGATATTCTGAAAATTGAACTAATGACTGCTGAGTAGAAGGCCTACAGGGATTTTCCTCGAACAGTAATGCAAATATGGGTGCATAGCTGGGAATGGATTACATTGAAAGGCATGTACTCCTTGTCTTAGGCGGTAAGCTGCCATGCATGACTAGTCTGTACTTCCATAGATGAACGGAATGTGAGCTCTACAATATCAGtagtattgttgttgtttttagaaGTTTATGTAATCCCATGTCTTTGGGGTGGTTGGAAGGTCATTTGATTATAATGATAAGGGTTTATGTTCAGGTTTGAACATCTGTCATCTGTCTTTTGTCTAACTGTATTAACTATATTAATATGTCCTGTTGTCATCACACTTAAAGGATTACATCACAGATGACCCTTACTCACATAATGAATCCTCTCCTTCTTCTTTAAATCAGTTTTGATTTATTCACCTCTTTCAGGTGTTATGTCATTGCTTCATGTCCATACCATGTTGTTCCCCATCACTGTTGTCTTTTTTCAGAGTCACATCCATCTTATGAGAGCcccatagtcacacacactaatcaaaCCTCAGACAGTTTTGAAAAATCACAAGCTACACTGAATACCCACAAGCCTGTGCCAAGGAAAAGAGTTTTACATGTCTCCGGGGACTACTCTGTAGACAGAAACAGGCCTGCCAGAAAAAACGTTGCTACGCCTGCTCCTAGAGGAATCCTGAAGCACTGTAACTccatcatcagcagcagcagcagcagcagctcctccAATGATTCTCTGCCACCCCACTCCAACTACAACCAGAAGACCGAACCACTGAGCCCTGTGGACCTCCCAGACTCCCCCAGCTCAGGGTCTAGCTCGGGGTGCTGGCTGGACAGGAAGCAGGTCCGCTTCTCTGGCATCGTCCGGGGCAGGAACCCAGCGCTGCAAAACGGCCGAGAGCTTGGTGAACATGACCTCCTGGACCATGACCGCGTTGTCCTCTCTGATGAGGAGGGCCAGACGGACAAGTCAGACACAAGCATAAGCAGTAGCAACGGCGATGATGCCAGCAGCGAAGGCCTCAGTTGCCCCCGAGACGAATGTGACAGTCCATTTTTCTCAAAGACACGGCAGAAGACTGAGCCAGAGCTCTGCATCGGTTCCAAATCCTCTCCTCAAGATTCTTACTTGTGGGGCAGTAAATGGGTAAATCGAAAAGAGGTGATGACAGGTGAGTTGCAGAACAGCACTGAGGGCTCTCTCCAAAACGGCTCTAAGGATGGCgaagcctgtaggcctactggtaaGGCATCTCCGGATATACTCCCTTTGAGAGATGAACGATCATCAATCATCAAGCCGCcaaaaaaatcaatcaatctGGATTCAGATCCTCTTAAATTTTAACTTCGATCTCCTGATTATTGTAGATTTCTTTGTTTATTAATGTGGATTGAATGTGGATGTGGACATGACTAGGTCAATGgtgatttctttttctgtgcTTTTCTGACTAACTCATCTATGTATGCTGCATGTATACGTGTGCATGTCTACACATGTGTCTGCACTGACATGTTTGCCAATGGTGATTAGTGACTTGGGATTGCAAGGGACATGCTATATGAACTTAATGTTATCTTTTCTATTGCAACATATATTTCCTgagctttttgtgttttgtgaaaTGTGTCACTGTTTATCATGAAATAGCAGTACAGTAATGCCTCTCCTTTTCACAGGTTGGCATGATGGTCTCGCTCAGCCCCCTGCAAGTGAGGTGTCCAGCCTCCATGCCACTGTGCCAGAAACAGGTAAGAGCACTGAGCAGCGCCCAGGGAGCCCAACCCCTAAGCTAACAGAGGAAGAGGGTCACTCCATTGCTAAGGTACTTGACTGGTTCAGCCAGAGCTCCGGTCCCTCTAGTAGATTTGAAATGAGACACGACATGGAAGAAGGAAGCAAAGATCATGAACGCATCACTAGCCTAGAGAGTAAGTCATCAGAGAAGGCAAATTCTTCTGAAAGTAAGAGAATGCTGAAGCCTTCACCAAAGCCCAGGAGAGGACTACTAGCATTTTTCTCAAGAGCAGAGGTAAAGGAAGTTGAAGATGAAGCATCTTACCCTGCTGAGGATAAGGAGGTTGCATGCCAAGATGTTCCACTGGTGTTGAGCGAAGAACAAACAACCTTGACAACCTTGACAGAGAAGATGAAGAACGAACAAGAGGGATTAGGTATTTCAACCAGTCAGAGAACTCTGTGTAATGTGAAAGAGAATTGTGATCAAAAGGAATTACTCTCATCAGCCAACTTAAAGTCTTTAGAGGGAAGAGCAGGTAGGAAACCTAATATTCTGACTGGGAATAAGGGGACACTGGCTTCAAGGCAGGGAAACCAGTGTGCTCTAGAAAGAGAATCTGAAAACCCCACAGCAGGGCAGAATGTGTTTTCAGACAAAATTGATAACTCATCCAAAGCCCACAAACAGAAGGACGAAAGCAGACCTTTACAATTTGACCACAACACAATAAATATGAGCAATTCACAGAGTGTAGAAAGTCATAACGAGGAGCAGTACATAAGTTCCGAACACGGAAAATCATATATTTCTGTTAAGCCAACCTTTGGGGGAGGAACCTCCCTAAATGATAGTGTTAGTTCAGTGAGTTATGAAAGATTAGAAGGCTTGTCACAGGGAGCTGATAGCACTGATGCCCATCAGGAACATGAAGCAGCCATGCAGCACCCATCACTGAGCCCTGGGAAAGAGCAAGGCATGCATACTTACACTCCCCCTTTGAAACTGTCTTTAAGTCAACAGGAGGGTAAAGCCATTCTTATCAAAAACCTTAGAGCTCTTTGGGAAGAAGAAAAAACTAAATATAATCTTGGTGTCACAAAAGCAAAGGTGACTTCTGACATCCAAGCAGAGCAAAGTGAAGGCGCATCTCCTCGAGACTCTAGAGAAAAGGTCAATGCATCTCAACATGACATTCGAGCAGTAGTTTCAGACTCACATCAGGACCGTGaaccaaaagaaagagagacggtGACAGAAAACAAACCACAATCTCCGTGGATGGGAGACTCCCTTAAACAAATTGGTACACATGAGACCAAGAAGCTGTCACCTTCAACTGAGACAAAATCATTATGCGCCACAAACCCAAACCAAATTGTTAATTTGTATACAGATAAGTCAACCCCCAGAAGCAAACGGAAAAGTCAAAATAAACCAATGGTTAATTTGAAGACAGACAAATCCCCCCTCAATAAGAAACAGAAAAGCCAAACAATAGCCCATAGTCCAAAAGGCCAATCAAAGATTCCTTGCCGAAGCTCATACAAAACCAGGCTTGACCACTCTCCTTTGAAAACCTATGCCATTGATATTGGAGTAGAGGGAACAGATGGGAGCATATCAGAGGACCATTCAACAACTTCCGTAAAACATACAAGAAGACCTTCTACTGAAGACACACAATTGCAACATGAGCAATCTAAAAGGTGTGACAACGAAAATATGGCCTATTTTCAAACCAAGAGAGGGCGATCTGAGCAGAGACAGCCAACAACCTGCACTGATGAGCAAGCTCAGCTGCATGGCAGCAGTACCCCAGAGTCTCCCGCAAAGTCTGCAAGGCAACGAACAAGGCAATCCAGCTCAGGTAACATTCATCTAGGTCAGAACAGCCCTAGACAAATGTCCCCTGAAGATGTTGGAGTAGTGAAGCAATATGGGTCCCCCTCACACGATGGTAGGAGAACTGCTAGAGGTGAACGTTTTGGACGCACCTTTAAAGTCAGAGAAAAGGAAGTGGTAAAAGATTCAGAAGCAAGATCTGTAGCTGCTCTGGACCGTCAGGATTGTGTTTCAGAGTGGATGCACGTCCCAGTATTCTTTGACAGATCAGGCAAGAACAGAATCCAGGCAGAGGATATCGCCCCAGAGGAAATAATGGGTAAAGTGAGTAATGACAGCTCACCATCCCACCACAGCTCACTGGAGCTTGGCTCTTCCTGGAGCAGCACACCTGAACCATGGTCTTACTCCTGGGCAAGTTCAGCCTGTGAGCTATGACTTTTATTCAGTAGAGAATATAGCCATGCCAATCCAGTTTTACTTACACTGATTACCTTccaattaaaacaaacaattgTTCCTCAATCATATTTAGGTAATTATGTGGGAATATTTACTCACAAATGGTCTTACCAGTAACATCAGaaacattttgtgtttgtgctaaTGTCCTGAATATTCAATTAGTCTACCAGATTTAAAACTCACGAAAATCATTGTCCACACCTGATGTATGGTCATAAATCTGTAATGGGAAATCTACAGGAACACCTGAAAAATCAACTATGCAGTgattatgttttgtttattgATTGACAATGACTTCTAATGgtttttttaaccaaaattcTGTGTAACTTCCATTTGTAAGCCTTGGTAGTAGACTTTGTTGAATGAAAAAACAGCAAAATTCAAGATGTAATTTTTCCCCTcgtgtaaaatgttttttttttttttttaaataatttgtgGTCTGTCAGATAATAGTGAGGATACAAGCCCGGTTCGGACCATGTTGAAACGAGCTTCAAGGCCAATGTCTTTATCGAAAAGTTTGGAGGACATTACAACAATGCCAGCTCGTAAGTGTCCTGTAAAAATGGGTGAGCCCACATTTTTCCAGTGCCATAGATTCACAGATATACAGAAATAgatgcacaataaaaaaaacaaatattcagAATCGTATTTAACCTCCTGTTGAATGTCAAATTGTAAATCAGTCATATTTTGAAGGAGACAACCAGAAATGTGTGCTAGCAGTTGTTTAATTTTCATGGTGTAGATATAAGCAGTGTTTTCCCTTGGTGAATATTGCTTTGTCTTTATCTTTAATCAGGAGAGGAAAGAATGAGGACAGACCAAAGAAGCGACCTAATGCTTAGCGCAAACGATGGTAGATTCTTTTGATTGTCTCATCTTCCTCTTTGTTGTATAACAATGACAAGGTACTATGAGACTGCCACAACTTATCAGGCAAATTAAATGCAGTGATCTTCATAGTAGGCTTGGTTTGACTTCTTGACTGTGACAACTCTGATATTTATAACTAGTGTAATCACATTAAATGCAACCACAACTCACATATTGGCCACAACTCTAACATATTCATGATGGATATGCCCTATACAAAAATgtgatttcttttcttttttcacatTTAGAAGGAACCTGTGTATATGTATTATCAGTGTATTTACTACCCCCTGCAACCCATGCTATTTAATAACCATTTCAAACTGTGTACGGTATGTAATCAAATCACATAAGCCTACCACAGTATGAAGTGGAGTTAGATATTTCCAGTTATTAATCTGCTCATCTGTCTGTTGTTTTTCTTCTGCGCTAGTTTCTGTCGCCCCTTCATCGCCTACGTCTGCCCCAGACCCGGAACAGATGAAGAGGATAAGCGCATCAGTTCCTGCATTCCTACAGCAGGAGGTAGCAAATGGAGTAGAGTACAATAGAATATATTGTCCATTGGGGTGGATCACCAGGCCACCCTCCCCATAAAGAACAGTTTGTGGATTGGATTTTATTAATCACTTAGCAGAATTTTTtaattctgtatgtgtgtctcaccATCAGGGGAACAAACCCCATTCACCCTGTGGACTAATTCCATCATGTGCTCTGACTAGTATTCAAAGATGCTGCAAATCTTCACATATTCCTACCTCAGATGAATTGTCTATTTCTAACCTTCCAGTAGAACATGTGATTCTAAGAACAATATCACCATTTTTTACATGCATGTATatctacacacaaataaattgTAACTTGTATATGTATAGTATTTACTTTCAGCATGTACAATATCCACAGTAGTGTCACAGTAGTGTCATACTTGCAGTAAGCATGAAAATGATTCTATTACCATAAGACTTTCCAATGAACTGAATTCTATTGTTTTTTATGTCACCTCACAGAGttatgacagagagagtgactgCACATCAGAGAACAGCTTTTACTCACCACACAGACCCCAAAAGAGGAACTCACACACTAACCATAGCTTCAGTTCTGGCATGGCATCAATGTCGTCTTCTGTATGTCATCAAACTCACTTTCCTAACACTGGCTAAACTTGAACACATGAATTAACTGCTATTTTGACTCACCACAAACAAAAATACTACCGTGGACATAATTTACCGAAATCACATATTTCAAGCTTGTTGTTTCGCTTAATATAAGATGATTATCTAAGCATGTGTACTGTGTGGTTTCGTAAGGTCAGTGGCAGCATCATGAGTATCTACAGTGGTGATTTTGGCAGTGTGGACGTAAAAGGGACCATACAGTTTGCCATGAATTATGTGGAGAAGCTGGGGGAGTTCCACATCTTTGTTGTCCAATGCAGAGATCTAGCAGTGGCAGAGCCTAAAAGAAACCGGTCTGATCCGTAAGTACTGCTGAGCTTCATAATCTTCCTTAGTGTTTATTATTTAATAGTAAGTACGTTTAATTTTATCAAGTCCAAAGTCTAAAGGCTGTTGCTGTTTTTCACTTTAGATTTGCAACAGCAAAAGCATTAGGCATTACATTCTTTCAAATTAttagataatattaatatttattttcaataaaCTTTGATGGTTATAACACTGTCATAGAAGAATATTGTCAAAGATTAAGtttgttgccatttttcatTCATGCTATTAAAAACAAAGTGTGTGATCTTGTTCTTTCAAATGTAGGTATGTTAAGTGTTACCTTTTGCCAGACAAGACAAAGTTGGGAAAGAGGAAAACAAGTATAAAAAAGAAGACTTTGAATCCTACTTTCAATGAAATCCTAAGGGTATGAGAAACCTCTTCAACAGACTGTATGACGTAGCAAATATTTACTGAGAAAAGTAATGTTAATGTTCAGTCATCATTCTTCCCTCTCAGTACAAGATTTCCTTTGACACTCTGAGGATTACTACACTGAACCTCTCTGTGTGGCACAATGACAACTTTGGGAGAAACAGCTTTCTTGGAGAGGTGGATGTTGATTTGAGAGAGTGGAGCATCTCTGACACACAGATGAAGGATTACTTGCTGAGACCACGGGTAAAATGAATATTAAAAATGCAGAGATGCATTCCACTGCCTATATAACAAGACACACTCAGAAATGGATGGTCTATCTGTTATTTGTGACTTGTGCAGGTTGTCAGTCGCCCCAACACAACTGAACAGAGAGGTGACATGAGAGTAGCTTTACGCTTTCTCCCACAGGTAACACAGAGTAAGTCACCAATCTACCTatccatgttttgtttatatggCCATATTTGCATCTATCCTGTGGTTTATTAGCAACATTTAACAGACATACTTCTAAAATGACCTTAACCCTGTTCCATTTAAGCTGAAAGGTAAACATTTCGATAAAAGTTAAAAGAAtcttttagtatttttttttgatttAGCTGTAGACATGTGCAGACATGTTGGGGAAGGCAATATGAATGTTAGGAATGTGAGGAGTAGTGATAAAATCATGTCTTCTGAGCTTATCTTGACCTGTGCAATGAAAGGGAAATATGTATGAAGCAGTTTTGTGTCTTTTTAATGCACttctaaaaatatttttctcatATCTTCTCATACAATGTTGCTTATGAACCACGCCTCATGGGTTGAGCTGAACAGGGAAACTTTTTGGGATGCAACCAAAAAGGCTTGCAGAGACAATGAATAATTGTATGACTAAACAAAAACTTCCTCATGCATTACGCTATGTCTTCCTGTCTCTGCATTCACCAGCTGAATCCTTTGTCTAAATTGAGATGTGATTCTTGTAGATTTATGTGTGTACCTAATTGTAGTTTGTCTTGTGGAAACCCAATTGCACAATTCATTGCTTGTTGTGTCTTGCGCTGACATGTGATGTCATGACTCGTGTGAATGATTTCTATAATTTGCCGTGCTCTCCAGAAAGAGTGCCCTCAAGTGGTTGCAAATGTGTTTCCTGTTTATTTATTCACAGGCAAGAGAGCTTCTAAGGCAGGTGAAGTGCAAATCTGGGTGAGAGAATGCAAGAACCTGCCTGTTGTAAGAGGTGTAATCATTGATCCTTTTGTTAAATGGTACGTATGGAAAACATCTCACCATGATTGTATCAGAATGGGTGACACTTAACTGATAGTGAATCTGCATAGTTGTCATCGTCTCATTTCATATTCATCTTTTTGGTTGTAAATATAAATCAGCCTCTATTGAACTTTTCCAAGGGGGTTAAATGAGGGCCTGGCACATCAACACATCACATACTTTACATGGCACTTTTTATTTGTGCCAATTACCGAAGACTTATCTTAGCTTCTCTCATTTTCACCCATTTCCCATTTCATCTGGATGACtgttgtgttattttgtgtTTCAGCACAGTGCTCCCTGATACAAGCAGGAAAGGTCGGCAGAAGACGCGGGTGGCAAAGAAAACGGCTGATCCAGTGTTTAATCACACTATGGTTTATGACGGCTTCAAACTTGAGGACCTTCGAGAGGCCTGCGTGGAGCTCACGGTGTGGGACCATGACAGGCTTAGTAACCACTTCTTGGGAGGCCTCAGGCTAGGTCTTGGAACAGGTGTGAAACTTCATCTTTCTCATTACTATATGTGCATTGAGTAGATCAAATTCCAGTGTGGTCAAATTTTGTGAAATCCCATATTTTGGTTCGTACATTCAGCTTTCATTGTACTAAATGTAGATGTAAATGTTTGttcataaaaaaaatctgaagtTTGCATTACCTGTCTTTGTAAAGGCAAAAGTTATGGCTCTGAAGTTACCTGGATGGACTCCACCTCTGATGAAGCAAAACTGTGGAACCGAATGATGATTTCTCAGGGTGAATGGGTGGAAGATGTTTTACCACTGAGAATGTTAATGATGGCAAAATAAAGTCACCTAATGGTTAAGTATGACCATTAAGTATGAGTaatggccccagctgtggcgcgaCTGGGgaacctgcaccgtacgccggcgacccgggttcgattcccgccccgtggtcctttctggatcccaccctgactctctctcccacttgcttcctgttattctctactgtcctatcaaaattaaaggcataaaaagcccaaatatatatatatatatatgggataatgtattgtccgccagtaattatcagaaaataagtcccgacaggaggaacagaaccccgacgcgcagcggattattttctgataatttccggcggacaatacattatcccgcttattacacggctacttgccaaaacgagaaaagaaacctaacacaattaatcttttaaaaatgattttgctaccgtttcgtgtcttccgctgacaaaataa
Encoded proteins:
- the sytl2a gene encoding synaptotagmin-like protein 2 isoform X5 gives rise to the protein MLKRASRPMSLSKSLEDITTMPARKCPVKMGEERMRTDQRSDLMLSANDVSVAPSSPTSAPDPEQMKRISASVPAFLQQESYDRESDCTSENSFYSPHRPQKRNSHTNHSFSSGMASMSSSVSGSIMSIYSGDFGSVDVKGTIQFAMNYVEKLGEFHIFVVQCRDLAVAEPKRNRSDPYVKCYLLPDKTKLGKRKTSIKKKTLNPTFNEILRYKISFDTLRITTLNLSVWHNDNFGRNSFLGEVDVDLREWSISDTQMKDYLLRPRVVSRPNTTEQRGDMRVALRFLPQVTQSKRASKAGEVQIWVRECKNLPVVRGVIIDPFVKCTVLPDTSRKGRQKTRVAKKTADPVFNHTMVYDGFKLEDLREACVELTVWDHDRLSNHFLGGLRLGLGTGKSYGSEVTWMDSTSDEAKLWNRMMISQGEWVEDVLPLRMLMMAK